A stretch of Clostridia bacterium DNA encodes these proteins:
- a CDS encoding NAD-binding protein codes for MDNRRKLLRIISLFFLVIVISVLGYKVLLDISLIDALYMTAITISTVGYGEVAEMTVLSKLFTIGIIFSGLSIVAYGFSSIVTTFFEGEFQVAWRRKKMLKKISELKDHYIVCGAGEVGQIVIEEFRLKGLDFVVIEKNEDRSRELIEENVLVVKDDATNEDALIRAKIMEAKSIVCTLANDADNVFTVLTARQINPRIYIISKAIEKGAHGKLLRAGANNTISPNEIGGRRIAAMVIRPTIKSFLDIITQIDEVSLDMEEVTICAGSELAGKTLGENRIPERSGLIVLAIRKLGEQRLRFNPNYETTLHEGDIMMVLGRSTQVDSLRSMACENIQ; via the coding sequence ATGGATAATAGACGGAAATTACTAAGAATCATAAGCCTGTTTTTTCTGGTGATAGTAATCAGTGTACTAGGCTATAAGGTGCTTCTAGACATTAGCTTAATTGATGCACTTTATATGACTGCCATTACGATTTCCACGGTGGGCTATGGCGAAGTGGCAGAAATGACGGTTCTATCGAAATTATTTACCATAGGGATTATCTTCTCAGGTTTGAGTATCGTGGCTTACGGATTTAGCAGTATTGTAACCACTTTTTTTGAAGGAGAGTTTCAAGTTGCTTGGAGGAGGAAAAAAATGCTAAAAAAAATATCTGAGCTGAAAGACCATTATATCGTCTGTGGTGCTGGTGAAGTTGGACAGATAGTTATCGAAGAATTCCGCTTGAAGGGCTTAGATTTTGTGGTTATTGAGAAAAATGAGGACCGAAGTAGGGAATTAATCGAGGAAAATGTGTTGGTTGTCAAGGATGATGCAACGAACGAAGATGCCCTAATAAGGGCAAAGATCATGGAGGCGAAGAGCATCGTCTGCACCTTGGCCAATGATGCGGATAATGTATTTACTGTGTTGACAGCGAGGCAGATTAACCCAAGAATATATATAATTTCCAAAGCCATTGAAAAAGGTGCCCATGGGAAACTTTTGCGAGCTGGCGCCAACAATACGATATCTCCCAATGAGATTGGGGGAAGACGTATAGCGGCTATGGTTATTCGGCCAACCATTAAGTCCTTCCTAGATATCATTACCCAGATAGATGAGGTATCACTAGATATGGAAGAGGTGACAATCTGTGCAGGTTCAGAACTTGCTGGTAAAACGCTAGGGGAAAACAGGATTCCCGAGAGAAGTGGCCTTATTGTTCTTGCTATTCGTAAGCTAGGTGAGCAAAGGCTGCGGTTCAATCCAAACTATGAAACCACACTCCATGAAGGCGATATAATGATGGTATTGGGTCGTAGCACGCAAGTGGATAGCTTACGAAGTATGGCTTGTGAAAATATTCAATGA
- a CDS encoding EamA family transporter, giving the protein MKKKRTGSYILILLAGMLWGTSGTVQSLLPVGAEPRSAGALRMLVGGIALFLVALLKGFYKQKISVDWKNLLLAAVSIGLFQPLFFTGISLTGVAFGTVLAIGSSPVFSGIIERISGNRLSKKWMIATGISILGCILLFSGQDAMSVNLTGSIAALLAGFSYAFYVRTSQHIYDTMERDAANGLLFLIAGLILTPILFTSDLHWVVSFSGILGVLHLGLIATAAAYALFTRGLVDVPAPTAVTLTLAEPLTAALLGTFFLGERLSFVSICGVILLFIGLFFNTVGEKEDKKN; this is encoded by the coding sequence ATGAAAAAGAAGAGAACAGGATCGTATATTTTAATCCTCCTAGCAGGTATGCTTTGGGGTACATCGGGTACAGTTCAAAGCCTGTTGCCTGTTGGAGCAGAACCCAGGAGTGCAGGTGCTTTACGTATGCTTGTAGGGGGTATTGCATTATTCTTGGTAGCTTTACTAAAAGGATTTTATAAACAAAAGATATCAGTGGATTGGAAAAATCTGCTTTTAGCGGCAGTAAGTATTGGACTTTTTCAGCCTCTATTCTTTACGGGAATTTCGCTAACAGGCGTGGCTTTTGGCACAGTGCTAGCCATCGGGAGCTCGCCAGTATTTTCTGGTATTATTGAGCGTATTTCTGGAAATAGATTGAGCAAGAAATGGATGATTGCAACGGGAATCTCAATTTTGGGATGCATTTTGCTATTCAGTGGGCAGGATGCTATGTCTGTGAACCTTACGGGGAGTATTGCTGCTCTTTTGGCAGGGTTTTCATATGCATTTTATGTGCGAACATCTCAGCATATATATGATACTATGGAAAGAGACGCAGCCAATGGACTTCTATTCTTAATTGCAGGATTAATCCTAACGCCGATTTTATTCACAAGCGATCTGCATTGGGTGGTGTCTTTTTCTGGCATCTTGGGCGTTTTACACCTAGGCCTTATTGCCACAGCAGCTGCTTATGCCTTGTTTACGAGAGGGTTGGTAGATGTCCCTGCTCCGACTGCCGTAACGTTAACATTGGCAGAACCTCTAACCGCCGCCTTACTGGGAACATTTTTTCTAGGAGAACGGTTAAGCTTTGTTTCAATATGTGGGGTTATACTCTTATTTATTGGCTTATTCTTTAATACTGTAGGCGAAAAAGAGGATAAAAAGAACTGA
- a CDS encoding phosphatase PAP2 family protein: MGLLTSIELMILDFIQLTMRNAFFDQFWSAITRLGNVGAIWIAISIILLISPKTRSLGIVCTLSLLSSVFLTNIVLKNLVGRMRPFYLVDLPLLIKAPSGYSFPSGHASSSFAIAFVFLRNKTCLGRVKLYRYVMLLAGMVAFSRLYLYVHYPSDVLSGVLIGYISSLLAMKLYSIMADRSRNQIN, encoded by the coding sequence ATGGGCTTACTTACATCCATAGAATTAATGATTCTGGATTTTATCCAGTTAACCATGAGAAACGCATTCTTTGACCAGTTCTGGTCGGCTATTACCCGTCTGGGAAATGTCGGTGCCATTTGGATTGCAATTAGCATTATTCTACTAATCAGTCCGAAAACGAGAAGTCTGGGGATAGTATGTACGTTATCACTATTAAGTAGTGTATTCCTAACAAATATTGTTTTAAAGAATTTGGTGGGTAGAATGAGACCCTTCTATCTAGTCGATCTTCCATTGCTCATCAAGGCGCCGAGTGGCTACTCTTTTCCGTCAGGTCATGCTTCATCATCTTTTGCGATAGCATTTGTGTTTCTAAGGAACAAAACTTGCCTTGGCAGAGTTAAGCTCTATCGCTACGTAATGCTGCTAGCTGGCATGGTTGCATTCTCAAGGCTCTACTTGTATGTGCATTATCCAAGCGATGTGCTAAGCGGGGTGTTGATAGGCTATATCTCTAGCCTTCTTGCCATGAAACTATATTCGATTATGGCCGATAGGAGTCGAAATCAAATCAATTGA
- a CDS encoding S-layer homology domain-containing protein, with amino-acid sequence MKVQIKLIAITVLFSLLFSFASPSLAASIEAQRAGTILKDIGVIVGYTDGSLGIDHTITRAEMTVVLAKIGNMDKSATFLNDAATKFSDVKSNVWYTGYINLAVQQKWVVGYPDGTFRPNDEVSYSEAITMILNLLGYGKGTLPGVWPSNYLVQAAKLDITDDVVAFAPRAAAPRGDVFVIAEAACYSDYVIWNANSFSFVDDATKTKPINGLTSGITEEITITDGYMMVGSDLSDTKREVVADGRKYSVALGFDIYPYIGIPSTFYLNKSNEIFAIKDSVKVSTAKLLKFEGSTMYLDLNNNRSFDSGDKKYELSNDAICIINDELREVPTGKDTMVQYILENNKNVVYAKLVNYAEMNEGLVKSVRIGERDLTIKFFSTEDELVIDLKDDQFRYHGVASYYLDLNKYDILSWNEYDRTSKDDYAIYTNRNVVLGIADRFVNNNYIRIGDSKYYFDAVYQSKNNGQHFSEKNGDVAAFSNKEVTAYLNGDGNLFAISGDIESQNEGVALVVHSGKTAIEWGKNVYRIDLFTESGVHTTYYFAEAKGSFNPSDVYDAFDPGTLVSYGLDSSGKINSFMAYTEEFSIMPVYVDNTYTQNYNRIQNISGSKFYATADTVIMNADPNGDKDFKDAEIMTWEKVEAISENRNNEKVSAYAYSNSEQDLTYLVFEEPEMSLATDYAVFDASWKVGKNDYVAITSSTGFQELQHDGATPKYPKGTIVEVVGSGDVVKIQSVVVLKGVLGTSAYNATRNTVTVGGMVYDIGQEAFVVDARLTDPIRTTFDKLRKDDKIFVYSEEGEIKLVSIVTSF; translated from the coding sequence ATGAAAGTACAAATCAAATTGATTGCGATTACAGTACTATTTTCATTATTATTTAGCTTTGCTAGTCCTTCGCTTGCCGCAAGTATTGAGGCCCAAAGAGCAGGCACCATATTAAAAGATATCGGTGTTATTGTAGGCTACACAGATGGATCACTTGGTATTGACCACACAATAACTCGTGCTGAAATGACTGTTGTGCTTGCCAAAATCGGAAATATGGATAAATCAGCCACATTCTTGAATGATGCGGCGACCAAATTCAGCGATGTAAAAAGTAATGTTTGGTATACGGGATATATCAATCTTGCTGTTCAGCAAAAATGGGTTGTAGGGTATCCAGATGGTACATTTAGACCGAATGATGAAGTTTCGTATTCCGAAGCGATAACTATGATTCTAAATCTGTTGGGCTATGGCAAAGGAACTTTACCAGGAGTTTGGCCAAGTAATTATCTAGTTCAAGCAGCCAAGTTAGACATAACGGATGATGTTGTAGCTTTTGCCCCGAGAGCAGCTGCACCACGAGGCGATGTATTTGTTATTGCTGAAGCGGCATGCTACTCGGATTATGTGATATGGAATGCTAATAGTTTTTCATTTGTCGATGATGCAACGAAAACAAAACCGATCAATGGCTTAACGAGTGGTATTACGGAAGAGATTACAATTACAGATGGGTATATGATGGTTGGAAGTGACCTAAGTGACACGAAGAGAGAAGTAGTTGCTGACGGTAGAAAGTATAGTGTAGCATTGGGTTTTGATATCTATCCATATATTGGTATTCCATCAACTTTCTATCTAAATAAAAGCAATGAGATTTTTGCTATAAAGGATTCTGTCAAAGTGAGTACTGCAAAATTATTAAAATTTGAAGGCTCTACTATGTACCTTGACCTGAACAATAACAGAAGTTTTGATTCAGGTGATAAAAAATATGAGCTTTCTAATGATGCAATCTGTATCATCAATGATGAGCTTAGAGAGGTGCCGACTGGGAAAGACACCATGGTCCAATATATATTGGAAAATAACAAAAATGTAGTTTATGCAAAACTGGTTAATTATGCTGAGATGAATGAGGGATTGGTGAAAAGCGTTCGGATTGGAGAAAGGGATCTTACCATCAAATTTTTCAGTACAGAAGATGAGCTTGTCATTGACCTAAAAGATGATCAATTTAGATATCACGGTGTTGCATCCTATTACTTAGATTTAAACAAATATGACATTCTTTCTTGGAATGAATATGACCGCACATCCAAAGATGATTACGCCATATATACCAATAGGAATGTGGTGCTAGGAATAGCGGATAGATTTGTTAATAACAACTATATCCGTATTGGTGATTCCAAATATTACTTTGACGCAGTCTATCAGTCTAAAAACAATGGTCAGCATTTTTCCGAAAAAAATGGTGATGTGGCTGCATTTTCAAACAAAGAAGTTACTGCATACTTAAATGGTGATGGAAACCTGTTCGCAATCTCCGGAGATATTGAATCACAAAATGAAGGCGTGGCACTTGTCGTTCATTCTGGAAAAACAGCTATTGAGTGGGGCAAGAATGTGTATAGAATAGATCTGTTTACAGAAAGTGGTGTCCACACAACCTATTACTTTGCAGAAGCCAAAGGATCGTTCAATCCCAGTGATGTCTATGATGCTTTCGACCCAGGGACGCTAGTAAGCTATGGTCTTGATTCCTCTGGAAAGATTAATTCTTTTATGGCATACACTGAAGAATTTAGTATCATGCCTGTCTATGTCGATAATACTTATACCCAGAATTACAACAGAATACAGAATATTTCAGGAAGTAAGTTTTATGCAACGGCAGATACCGTAATCATGAATGCCGATCCCAATGGCGACAAGGATTTCAAGGATGCAGAAATAATGACTTGGGAGAAGGTTGAAGCGATATCTGAAAATAGGAATAATGAAAAGGTATCAGCCTATGCATATTCAAATTCTGAACAAGATTTAACATACTTAGTATTTGAGGAACCAGAAATGTCTCTAGCTACAGACTATGCTGTTTTCGATGCTTCGTGGAAGGTAGGTAAAAATGATTATGTGGCGATTACCAGCTCCACTGGTTTTCAGGAATTACAGCATGATGGGGCAACGCCGAAGTATCCAAAAGGAACAATAGTCGAAGTCGTTGGAAGTGGAGACGTAGTAAAGATACAAAGTGTGGTAGTTTTGAAAGGGGTTTTAGGTACGAGCGCCTACAATGCGACCAGAAATACCGTAACGGTAGGAGGTATGGTGTATGACATTGGTCAAGAGGCATTTGTAGTGGATGCAAGACTAACTGATCCGATTCGTACAACTTTTGATAAGTTGAGAAAGGATGACAAGATATTTGTTTATTCTGAAGAAGGGGAGATAAAGCTAGTCTCTATTGTAACTAGTTTTTAG
- a CDS encoding aldo/keto reductase translates to MKTEKIQAIDGNIEMSKIVLGASNYGSEISIEQSFEIMDKYYELGGRAIDTARVYASYIPYGSSKSELAVGKWIKARGVRDEMVIVTKGGHPESRDLHKSRLSWDCLEYDISTSLAVLDMDRVDVYFLHRDDPTVPVSEIMDTLDEFVQRGLARALGASNWSLARIKEANEYAIRNGKTPFTVSQIQWNMAHFNKEDLLDDTCYCMDPNEYAGYRESEIPVMAYSTQAVGFFSKYLKSGESELSFRARMFLNERNIRKTEKVRVLCEKYGCTPAALAIAYITSNPVKGFALIGNLKMEHLLDSLSSIDLELDQETIDWLDKD, encoded by the coding sequence ATGAAAACGGAGAAAATACAAGCGATAGATGGCAATATTGAAATGTCGAAGATTGTATTGGGTGCTAGTAATTATGGTTCTGAAATTAGCATAGAACAGTCTTTTGAGATTATGGACAAGTATTATGAATTGGGCGGACGAGCCATCGATACAGCAAGAGTATATGCCTCCTATATTCCGTATGGATCTTCTAAAAGTGAGTTGGCTGTTGGGAAATGGATTAAGGCAAGAGGTGTGCGTGATGAGATGGTCATTGTTACCAAGGGCGGACATCCTGAAAGTAGGGACCTTCACAAGTCACGCTTGTCCTGGGATTGTCTTGAGTACGATATCAGTACCTCGCTTGCAGTCTTAGATATGGACAGGGTAGATGTTTATTTTTTACATAGGGATGATCCAACAGTACCGGTATCCGAGATTATGGATACATTGGATGAGTTTGTACAAAGGGGCTTAGCTAGAGCCTTGGGGGCTTCGAATTGGTCACTCGCTAGAATCAAAGAAGCCAACGAGTATGCTATAAGAAATGGCAAAACACCATTTACTGTTTCACAGATTCAATGGAATATGGCTCATTTCAACAAAGAGGATCTGCTAGATGATACATGTTATTGTATGGATCCAAACGAATATGCTGGTTATCGTGAATCAGAAATTCCAGTTATGGCTTATTCAACGCAGGCAGTCGGATTTTTCTCCAAATACCTGAAAAGTGGTGAGTCGGAGCTATCTTTTAGGGCAAGAATGTTTTTAAATGAACGCAATATCCGAAAGACTGAAAAGGTAAGAGTCTTATGCGAAAAATATGGTTGCACACCTGCTGCTCTGGCGATTGCATATATTACCTCTAATCCTGTGAAAGGTTTTGCCTTGATTGGTAATCTTAAGATGGAGCATTTATTGGATTCATTAAGTAGCATTGACTTGGAATTGGACCAAGAGACCATTGATTGGTTGGACAAAGATTAA
- a CDS encoding dihydrofolate reductase family protein yields the protein MALPEVVFDAKKIKLDCILDRTEELGYIHPSFPCPKIEAVYGELKFRQKPEDRPITYASYVMSIDGKIAFEDNEVGPLIAKNNYLDPVGAFADFWILNMLRGNCDGIIIGAGTLIKEPDYSGSAYDRDIIEARRKAGKPIAPWTVVVTRSGKNIPFANPVFSYEEVPILIATSPAGYLNLKQEIKRDFFLLPTAKNETDYRIIEDLLKDNPGKIAVTITGSGSMTDANELLKILSAMGMEKVLVESPAYCHQLMTESLLDEIFIDTSCVFVGGQATSIGSDKKAFTSVNHPHAEMVSMHLHDSNFFYTRYALRYGIEANK from the coding sequence ATGGCATTGCCAGAAGTAGTTTTTGATGCAAAGAAGATAAAATTGGATTGTATATTAGATCGCACAGAAGAGTTGGGATATATTCATCCTAGCTTTCCTTGCCCTAAGATCGAAGCAGTATATGGAGAACTGAAATTTAGACAAAAGCCTGAGGACAGACCGATAACCTATGCCTCCTACGTCATGTCAATCGATGGGAAAATTGCTTTTGAAGACAATGAGGTAGGACCGCTTATTGCAAAGAATAATTATCTGGATCCGGTAGGTGCTTTTGCGGATTTTTGGATTCTGAATATGCTTAGAGGAAACTGTGACGGGATTATTATTGGGGCAGGTACCCTTATTAAGGAACCAGATTATTCAGGTAGTGCCTATGACCGAGATATCATTGAGGCTCGACGAAAGGCAGGTAAACCAATTGCCCCCTGGACGGTGGTTGTAACTAGGTCTGGCAAGAATATTCCCTTTGCGAATCCAGTTTTTTCCTATGAGGAGGTTCCCATATTAATTGCGACTTCTCCGGCGGGATATCTCAATTTAAAGCAAGAAATAAAGAGAGATTTCTTCTTATTACCGACTGCGAAAAATGAAACAGATTATAGGATAATTGAAGATTTATTGAAGGACAATCCAGGAAAGATTGCTGTGACCATAACAGGCTCTGGTTCTATGACAGATGCAAACGAACTGTTGAAAATTCTTAGTGCAATGGGGATGGAGAAGGTTTTGGTGGAATCACCGGCTTATTGCCATCAGTTGATGACGGAAAGCCTTCTAGATGAAATATTCATTGACACTTCGTGTGTTTTTGTTGGTGGACAAGCAACCAGTATTGGCAGTGATAAAAAGGCCTTTACTTCTGTAAATCATCCGCATGCCGAAATGGTATCCATGCACTTGCATGATTCCAATTTCTTTTATACTAGGTATGCTCTGCGATACGGAATCGAAGCAAATAAATAG
- a CDS encoding rhodanese-like domain-containing protein, whose product MKQFDAFLKNMDLDYLSQGKYKISFPEYIELKNNDNAILLDVRTHEENAWVSFNFAKHIPLNELPDRIAELPKDKIIAIFCCTATRATIAYSYLSILGYDARILPEHIGDLASHIKAGFVAKNPLS is encoded by the coding sequence ATGAAACAATTTGACGCCTTTCTAAAAAATATGGATCTAGACTATCTTAGCCAAGGCAAATACAAAATTTCCTTTCCGGAATACATAGAACTTAAAAACAATGACAACGCAATCTTACTAGATGTTCGGACGCATGAGGAAAATGCTTGGGTTTCCTTTAATTTTGCTAAGCATATTCCATTAAATGAACTACCCGATAGAATTGCAGAACTGCCCAAGGATAAAATCATCGCAATATTTTGTTGCACTGCTACTAGGGCCACTATTGCCTATAGCTATCTAAGCATATTGGGTTATGATGCTAGGATCCTACCTGAACACATTGGAGATTTAGCCAGCCATATTAAAGCGGGATTTGTTGCAAAAAATCCCCTGTCTTAG
- a CDS encoding sulfite exporter TauE/SafE family protein yields MISMIVMSLIILVIAISMSMVGKGGGNFYVLSMVLAGASMQEAATTSQLIMMMTSITSMLVFHKSKKVDWKLALVIDPPTDIMAFVGGYFAGNMDGSTLKIMFAILLIVISFFMFFNVNKKAVCMEKTAETRFGFWHRSFGGYSYTVNLWITLPLTALVGFFAGAVGISGGAFKIPLMVILCGIPMEIAIGTSAAMVAATALMGFLGHSVSGSINFLYTIPLAIMAVLGGLIGSRYAVHSKPKHLQKIFAVTNLVAALVMIFSILLK; encoded by the coding sequence ATGATTTCAATGATTGTAATGAGCCTAATTATCCTTGTAATCGCCATCTCCATGTCAATGGTAGGAAAAGGTGGGGGAAATTTCTATGTACTTTCCATGGTTCTGGCAGGAGCTTCTATGCAAGAAGCCGCCACCACTTCCCAGCTCATCATGATGATGACATCCATTACCTCAATGTTAGTATTCCATAAGAGCAAAAAAGTGGATTGGAAGCTAGCCTTGGTCATCGACCCACCAACAGACATTATGGCATTTGTCGGCGGTTATTTTGCAGGAAATATGGACGGCTCGACCTTAAAAATCATGTTTGCAATCTTGCTTATTGTTATCTCTTTTTTCATGTTCTTTAATGTAAACAAAAAAGCAGTATGTATGGAGAAAACAGCTGAAACAAGATTTGGGTTTTGGCATAGGTCATTCGGAGGTTATTCCTATACGGTAAATCTATGGATAACTTTACCTCTAACTGCTTTGGTTGGATTTTTTGCTGGAGCCGTTGGAATTTCTGGGGGCGCCTTTAAGATTCCTCTTATGGTGATTCTATGCGGGATTCCGATGGAAATAGCGATAGGTACTTCTGCTGCCATGGTTGCTGCAACAGCCTTAATGGGATTTCTAGGTCACAGTGTTAGTGGCAGTATCAATTTCTTATACACCATTCCATTGGCGATCATGGCAGTTCTAGGCGGTCTAATCGGTAGCCGCTATGCGGTTCACAGCAAACCCAAACATCTCCAAAAGATTTTTGCTGTCACCAACCTAGTCGCTGCGTTGGTCATGATCTTTAGTATTCTATTGAAATAG
- the rsmH gene encoding 16S rRNA (cytosine(1402)-N(4))-methyltransferase RsmH: MENSGKKHKRRVRYKGTHPKSYKEKYKELQPEKYAETVTKVIQKGSTPAGMHLSICVKEILEFLQIKPGQTGLDATLGYGGHSKEMLKCLDFKGHLFALDVDPIELPRTRERLAKLGYGPEILTIRQMNFSAIDKLYEESGPLDFVLADLGVSSMQIDNPERGFSYKKEGPLDLRLDPNKGISAAERLVEMEEDELEGMLLENADEPYAKEIAHAIIVEIKKNGSISTTLQLQKVIEKALNFIPKDTRKEEIRKSCARSFQALRIDVNNEYEVLYEFLEKLPTVLSKGGRVAILSFHSGEDRLVKKSFKRFYREGIYQEISSSIIRPSAEECKINNRARSTKMRWAIKA, from the coding sequence ATGGAGAATAGTGGGAAAAAACACAAAAGAAGAGTTCGGTATAAGGGCACGCATCCTAAAAGCTATAAAGAAAAATATAAAGAGCTGCAACCGGAAAAGTATGCAGAAACTGTGACCAAGGTGATTCAAAAAGGAAGTACACCGGCAGGGATGCATTTATCGATTTGTGTGAAAGAAATACTAGAATTTTTACAAATTAAACCAGGACAAACCGGCTTGGATGCGACGCTTGGATATGGAGGGCATTCTAAGGAAATGCTCAAGTGTTTGGATTTCAAGGGACATTTATTTGCACTCGATGTAGACCCTATAGAACTGCCACGCACTAGGGAACGCTTGGCAAAACTAGGGTATGGACCCGAAATTTTGACAATCAGGCAAATGAATTTTTCGGCTATCGACAAGCTTTATGAGGAATCGGGACCCTTGGATTTTGTTTTGGCAGACCTAGGGGTTTCTTCAATGCAAATAGACAATCCCGAACGAGGCTTTTCATATAAGAAAGAAGGTCCCTTGGATTTAAGATTAGATCCCAATAAAGGAATATCAGCTGCCGAACGACTGGTAGAAATGGAAGAAGATGAATTGGAAGGCATGCTGCTGGAGAATGCAGATGAACCTTATGCAAAAGAAATTGCGCATGCAATTATTGTAGAAATTAAAAAAAATGGAAGCATAAGTACCACGTTACAATTGCAAAAAGTTATTGAAAAGGCATTAAATTTTATCCCAAAGGATACGCGGAAGGAAGAAATACGCAAATCTTGTGCAAGGTCTTTTCAAGCCTTGCGAATCGATGTAAACAATGAGTATGAAGTGCTGTATGAATTTTTAGAAAAGTTACCGACGGTCCTTTCGAAGGGCGGACGGGTAGCGATTCTTTCATTTCATTCAGGAGAAGATCGGTTGGTTAAAAAATCTTTTAAACGTTTCTATAGAGAGGGCATTTACCAGGAAATATCGTCTAGCATTATTAGACCGTCAGCAGAAGAATGTAAAATTAATAATCGTGCTCGTTCGACAAAGATGCGCTGGGCAATTAAAGCGTGA
- the rlmH gene encoding 23S rRNA (pseudouridine(1915)-N(3))-methyltransferase RlmH, translating to MRMTIITVGRVKERFYREAVKEYLKRLTRYAKIDLIEIPDEKCPESMSNAQMLAVKQKEGEKILSKIPSSSYPIALAIEGKMLSSAQLSNKLSSLTVSGTSHITWIIGGSLGLSDSVKKRCKFLLSFSPMTFPHQLMRVILVEQVYRSFRIMNNETYHKGCLGDVDMQDIRTSRK from the coding sequence ATGCGCATGACAATTATTACAGTTGGGCGAGTCAAGGAACGTTTTTACAGGGAAGCGGTTAAAGAATATCTGAAGCGTTTGACCCGCTACGCCAAAATAGACTTGATAGAGATACCGGATGAAAAATGTCCGGAGAGCATGAGTAACGCCCAGATGTTGGCTGTTAAACAAAAGGAAGGCGAGAAAATTCTATCAAAAATTCCTAGCTCATCTTATCCAATTGCCCTAGCTATAGAGGGAAAGATGCTAAGTAGTGCACAACTATCCAACAAACTATCTTCGCTAACGGTGAGTGGCACAAGCCATATTACTTGGATTATTGGCGGCTCCCTGGGCCTTAGTGATTCTGTGAAAAAACGTTGCAAGTTTCTTTTGTCATTTTCACCGATGACTTTTCCTCATCAACTTATGAGAGTGATTTTAGTTGAGCAGGTCTACAGGTCCTTTAGAATTATGAACAACGAGACGTATCATAAAGGCTGTCTCGGAGATGTGGACATGCAGGATATTCGCACATCGAGAAAGTAG
- a CDS encoding AI-2E family transporter, protein MEFFNSRYFKVGMSTILLLVIIWLLKQINFAIEPIYNAFKIFITPVVFAAVFYYIFRPLYRKLGHMKLLNSSVAMIVVVVLLIVVFSGIIFYTTTTVVNESVRAFDDFMIWMEGKTFQPLDPSNWNIPFIDNAQIDEKLLEIQQDLFDWINSLTLNIVGIVSSVASVGYQIIMIPIFMVYFLKDDRKIIGDFIGMFPNKYEVKIHAYLVEADKSVSSYITGQMLVAVVIGVLMFIGYAIIDMPTKVFLAIFAMVTSIIPFIGPALGIIPALFIALTTDIWMVVKVLIVMVVTQNIEGSLIRPRIMSTRLPIHPLTVIIIVIGITSLFGLMGGLIAVPAYILLKLLITSFFNYKERIDARDKKAEGK, encoded by the coding sequence ATGGAATTTTTTAATAGTAGGTATTTCAAGGTGGGGATGAGCACAATCTTGCTTCTAGTCATTATTTGGCTTTTGAAGCAAATTAATTTTGCGATTGAACCCATATACAATGCATTCAAAATTTTTATCACTCCGGTTGTGTTTGCAGCAGTATTCTATTATATATTCCGGCCGCTATACCGCAAACTGGGGCATATGAAACTCTTGAATAGCAGTGTGGCTATGATAGTAGTGGTCGTGCTCTTGATTGTGGTTTTTTCTGGAATTATCTTTTATACCACCACTACAGTAGTCAACGAGTCAGTCAGAGCTTTCGATGATTTTATGATTTGGATGGAAGGAAAAACTTTCCAGCCCCTAGACCCTAGTAATTGGAATATTCCGTTTATTGACAATGCACAGATTGATGAGAAATTGCTCGAAATACAACAAGATTTGTTTGATTGGATTAATTCTCTAACACTTAATATCGTGGGTATAGTCAGTTCGGTGGCCAGTGTAGGATACCAGATAATAATGATTCCCATCTTTATGGTATACTTCCTAAAAGATGATAGAAAAATCATTGGAGATTTTATCGGCATGTTTCCCAACAAGTATGAAGTTAAAATTCATGCTTATCTAGTTGAAGCAGATAAGTCTGTCTCTAGCTATATAACGGGACAGATGCTAGTAGCGGTAGTCATTGGAGTATTGATGTTTATTGGCTATGCCATAATCGATATGCCGACCAAGGTATTTTTGGCTATCTTTGCTATGGTAACTAGTATTATTCCCTTTATCGGACCGGCTCTTGGCATTATACCAGCATTATTTATTGCCCTTACGACGGATATTTGGATGGTGGTGAAGGTACTCATTGTTATGGTGGTAACTCAGAACATTGAAGGTTCCTTGATTCGCCCTAGAATTATGAGTACTAGATTGCCAATTCACCCGCTAACGGTAATCATTATCGTGATTGGTATTACGTCTTTGTTTGGTCTTATGGGTGGTTTGATTGCTGTACCAGCCTATATTTTATTGAAATTGTTGATTACCTCTTTCTTTAATTATAAAGAAAGAATTGATGCTAGAGATAAGAAGGCAGAGGGAAAATAG